A stretch of Aristophania vespae DNA encodes these proteins:
- a CDS encoding DUF1285 domain-containing protein, whose product MNNKIEPSNLLVSSSGMSLCSKQTSLHEKITQQDQPLPRLPFHICRDGTWLYRGSPIKRKALICLFASLLRRDSMGRYWLKSTTESGLIHVEDVPFMAIELDFRGKCNRHQTLCFRTNVDELICLGEDHPLICDWDRPLEDSTVPYIHVRDGEGDKPILARVSRALLFELAALATIGHVNGKACLGVWSRNCFFPLSRLADKE is encoded by the coding sequence TTGAATAATAAAATAGAGCCTTCAAACCTTTTAGTCTCTTCTTCTGGCATGTCTTTATGCTCTAAACAGACTTCCCTTCACGAAAAAATTACTCAGCAAGATCAGCCTCTTCCGCGTCTGCCATTTCATATTTGTCGTGATGGTACGTGGCTTTATCGAGGGTCTCCTATAAAGCGTAAAGCTCTTATTTGTCTTTTTGCCTCCCTTTTAAGACGAGACTCCATGGGGCGTTACTGGCTCAAATCCACAACTGAATCAGGTTTGATTCATGTTGAAGACGTTCCCTTTATGGCCATTGAGCTTGATTTTCGAGGTAAGTGCAATAGGCATCAGACACTTTGTTTTAGAACGAATGTTGATGAGCTTATTTGCCTGGGAGAAGACCACCCTTTAATTTGTGATTGGGACCGCCCCCTAGAGGATAGTACTGTTCCCTATATACATGTGCGGGATGGCGAGGGAGATAAGCCAATTTTAGCTCGCGTAAGCCGCGCTCTGCTATTTGAATTGGCAGCCCTGGCTACAATTGGGCATGTAAATGGCAAGGCCTGTCTTGGAGTCTGGAGCCGAAATTGTTTTTTCCCGCTCTCACGTTTGGCTGATAAAGAGTAA
- a CDS encoding DUF58 domain-containing protein, which produces MLRPFSFLNRYKILSSKESSLQKEDYHLPELILAAGQLAKLLQIGRHGHKRSGTGEDFWQFRAYQPHEPASFIDWKQSARSPHEETLWVRERERQTPRPFILWVDSSPSMKWSSQKKLPTKYEVAIKSSLALGQAALRAGENVNALGQKHFLNGSHFLPKLAHHLTHNTSELPLIELAAPHATLLIVSDFLWEESALETLLKSCKNRPGKTIFYVILDPAEYDFSYSGHLKFTSSEDPDALILSANESLQQDYQAELTRQLDILAKYSHVMPHVFYQLHLTNKALLPNLLTLEALLGGKA; this is translated from the coding sequence GTGTTACGTCCTTTTTCTTTTCTGAACCGCTATAAAATTTTGTCTTCAAAAGAGTCTTCTTTGCAAAAAGAAGACTATCATCTCCCTGAGTTAATTTTGGCAGCAGGCCAACTTGCCAAACTCTTACAAATAGGGAGACACGGCCATAAACGTAGCGGAACAGGAGAAGATTTTTGGCAGTTTAGAGCTTATCAGCCTCATGAGCCTGCCTCTTTCATTGATTGGAAACAATCTGCACGTTCACCTCACGAAGAGACTCTCTGGGTCAGAGAAAGAGAGAGGCAAACACCACGTCCATTCATATTATGGGTTGATTCTTCTCCTTCTATGAAATGGTCATCGCAAAAAAAACTTCCGACAAAATATGAAGTTGCCATAAAAAGCTCTCTCGCTCTGGGGCAAGCTGCTTTAAGAGCAGGAGAAAACGTCAATGCTCTGGGGCAAAAACATTTTTTAAATGGGAGTCATTTTCTTCCTAAATTGGCACACCATTTAACCCATAATACAAGCGAATTACCACTAATTGAGCTTGCCGCACCCCATGCTACCTTACTCATTGTCAGTGATTTTTTGTGGGAAGAGTCAGCCCTAGAAACTCTTTTGAAATCCTGTAAAAACCGGCCAGGAAAAACAATTTTTTATGTTATTTTAGACCCTGCGGAATATGATTTTTCTTATTCAGGACATCTTAAATTTACAAGCTCTGAGGATCCTGATGCTTTGATTTTATCAGCTAATGAGTCTTTACAACAAGATTATCAGGCGGAATTAACAAGGCAATTAGATATTTTAGCAAAATATAGCCACGTAATGCCTCATGTTTTTTATCAGCTTCACCTGACTAATAAAGCTTTATTACCCAATTTATTAACATTAGAAGCGCTGTTAGGGGGCAAGGCATGA
- a CDS encoding BatA domain-containing protein, translating to MSFLSPWLLLALLALPLIWWLVKAVPPQPRLHNFSSLLLLRRLTQHKQNAAHTPLWLLLLRLLAVTSLILGFSNPVWGPGEQKTAPKNLIIIIDNDWAAMSQWHERQIAFTRLGLKTLEKGGTVRVLLSTRLKNNQWPDIFQTSDPKQFKDYIAELAPHPGNLIDII from the coding sequence ATGAGCTTTCTTTCACCCTGGCTTCTACTAGCCCTGCTGGCTCTTCCCCTTATTTGGTGGTTAGTCAAAGCTGTTCCACCTCAGCCCCGCCTGCATAATTTTTCATCCCTTCTGCTACTACGCCGCCTTACTCAACATAAACAAAATGCAGCTCACACCCCCTTATGGCTTCTTCTACTCAGATTGCTAGCTGTAACATCACTCATTTTAGGATTTTCCAATCCTGTTTGGGGGCCTGGCGAGCAAAAAACAGCCCCAAAAAATCTAATTATCATTATTGATAATGACTGGGCTGCCATGTCCCAATGGCATGAACGACAAATCGCTTTTACTCGTTTGGGATTAAAAACCCTCGAAAAAGGGGGAACAGTGCGTGTATTACTTAGTACGCGCCTGAAAAATAACCAATGGCCCGATATTTTTCAGACCTCTGATCCCAAACAATTTAAAGACTATATTGCAGAGCTTGCCCCTCACCCTGGAAACCTGATCGACATCATTTGA
- a CDS encoding DUF4159 domain-containing protein gives MSILRSSDVAIFSDGVADSSEQELISILAHSPHRQDIRWPDCHITQLYATLLSGNKIGVIAKKFENCPTKPLKLKALTLQKNGHFTPIQKWDITPNLYRTFSIESALLPSLHALTIEGTMSPAGLALLKAPSSTRSVGILRQSGDDKPLIGNVFYLKRALENFTLSKDITPSSLKQSQLSVILATDGSLSSDTASEKVLNWVQNGGILIRFAGPILGKSTAQILSPTQKALITVPLRQGERTLGGSMSWSTPQNLAPFPPNSPLYGLTVAKDVSVKKQLIAEPSETLSSHVWATLNDGTPLITARQEGKGWVILFHVTPTADWSNLPLSGLFPQILEKLIEVTPHVNGLNETGSIIAETSLSPWKTLSLKGTLEKPPLTALPLPRNNSDGVSATHPVGFYGVAPNIVPFNLVQNKNPLIKEPLLGVFTKPDLSPAHYALGPFLLVFALILLMLDLILTICRHGNFSKITLRISIICLTLPILHSPSGYAASLTAPPEALQPSLAFIPSGQADTDEIVKEGLKGLTHFINQRSTAHLSTPRAVTPGQDNLAFYPVIYWPITTETKLSNDQAKALNEYMSHDGLLLIDEMGAGSLIGEKSLKTIQTILRNATKGLSIPPLELLTDKQTLARTFYILHDFPGRIAGQDAYIAHTQLDEGEDVSPIIIGNADWVHAWAIDDNNHTLFAVIPEGEDQRTLAYRFGMNVVMYALTGNYKYDQRTYPEMLKRLKTNGPSSIEEEGDE, from the coding sequence TTGTCGATTTTGCGCTCATCTGATGTTGCCATTTTTTCAGATGGCGTAGCAGATTCATCAGAGCAAGAATTAATATCAATTTTAGCTCACAGCCCTCACAGGCAAGACATAAGATGGCCGGATTGTCATATAACGCAGCTTTATGCGACGCTTCTTTCGGGCAATAAAATAGGTGTAATCGCCAAAAAATTTGAGAACTGTCCTACCAAACCTTTGAAGCTTAAAGCCCTCACCCTACAAAAAAATGGTCATTTTACGCCCATCCAAAAATGGGACATTACCCCCAATCTGTACCGCACATTTTCTATAGAAAGTGCATTATTACCTTCTCTTCATGCCCTAACCATAGAAGGTACTATGTCACCTGCTGGCCTGGCTTTATTAAAAGCCCCTAGCAGTACACGCTCTGTTGGCATATTACGCCAAAGCGGTGACGATAAGCCTTTAATTGGCAATGTGTTTTATCTTAAACGCGCTTTGGAGAATTTTACCTTAAGCAAAGATATTACGCCTTCATCTCTTAAACAAAGCCAGCTTTCTGTCATACTAGCCACTGACGGATCACTATCAAGCGATACTGCCTCGGAAAAAGTGCTCAATTGGGTGCAAAATGGTGGTATTTTAATTCGCTTTGCAGGACCAATTTTAGGTAAAAGCACTGCTCAAATTTTAAGTCCTACCCAAAAAGCTTTGATTACAGTGCCTTTAAGACAAGGTGAGCGGACTTTGGGTGGTTCCATGTCTTGGAGTACACCACAAAATTTAGCGCCCTTTCCTCCTAATTCACCCCTTTACGGACTAACAGTTGCAAAAGATGTTTCTGTAAAAAAGCAACTTATTGCAGAACCTTCTGAAACACTTTCAAGCCATGTTTGGGCTACATTAAATGACGGCACCCCCCTCATAACTGCTCGGCAGGAAGGAAAAGGATGGGTCATTTTATTTCATGTGACGCCCACAGCTGATTGGTCCAACCTGCCTCTATCGGGTTTATTTCCACAAATTCTGGAAAAACTTATTGAGGTAACACCACATGTTAATGGCCTTAATGAAACAGGCTCTATCATAGCTGAAACCTCATTATCACCCTGGAAAACACTCTCTTTAAAAGGCACACTCGAAAAACCACCTTTAACGGCTCTACCACTGCCTAGAAATAACTCAGATGGCGTTAGCGCCACTCATCCGGTCGGTTTTTATGGTGTTGCGCCAAATATTGTACCTTTCAATCTCGTACAAAATAAAAACCCTCTTATTAAAGAGCCTTTATTAGGTGTATTCACAAAGCCTGATTTAAGTCCGGCTCATTATGCTTTAGGGCCGTTCCTGCTCGTATTTGCCCTTATCCTGCTTATGCTAGACCTCATTCTCACAATATGTCGGCACGGCAATTTTTCTAAAATAACCTTAAGAATAAGCATTATATGTCTGACGTTACCCATCTTACATAGTCCCTCAGGCTATGCAGCCTCTTTAACCGCCCCACCTGAAGCTTTACAGCCAAGCCTTGCTTTTATTCCTTCAGGACAGGCAGACACTGACGAAATTGTTAAAGAGGGACTAAAGGGACTAACACATTTCATTAATCAACGCAGTACAGCGCATTTAAGTACACCGCGTGCCGTCACACCAGGGCAGGATAATTTGGCTTTTTATCCCGTGATTTATTGGCCTATCACAACAGAAACCAAACTGAGTAATGATCAGGCCAAAGCATTAAATGAATATATGTCTCATGACGGGCTATTACTGATTGACGAAATGGGGGCTGGTAGTTTGATTGGAGAAAAAAGCCTCAAAACAATCCAGACAATCTTACGCAATGCGACAAAAGGTTTGTCGATCCCACCCCTTGAATTACTCACTGACAAACAGACCCTGGCCCGTACTTTTTATATTTTACATGACTTTCCCGGTCGCATTGCAGGGCAAGATGCTTATATTGCCCATACGCAGCTTGATGAAGGAGAGGACGTAAGTCCAATTATCATTGGTAATGCTGATTGGGTTCATGCCTGGGCAATAGATGACAATAACCACACACTTTTTGCCGTCATCCCCGAGGGAGAAGACCAACGCACGCTCGCTTATCGTTTTGGCATGAATGTCGTGATGTACGCCCTCACCGGCAATTATAAATATGACCAGCGCACTTATCCAGAAATGCTCAAAAGATTAAAGACTAACGGCCCTTCATCTATTGAAGAAGAGGGAGATGAATAA
- a CDS encoding DUF7408 domain-containing protein, with protein MSLDWSPLLPSWLLIVISFGTFFFCLWALITHTRGQLIKSFAFVILLMFLAGPGIRQARYQPQPQDALIVVDHTASMNIRDRRDIADKAADNLAQQASQIAGVSTYRLDVNDDNQQGTHLFEAIKEEAQNHPNLSAIFLLTDGMNHDTPQKLDNILPGFKGRFLPVHLLLTAKGEEKDRALQLLSTPPYAIMGTEAHIHIRVNDLGGKTGQSVKIYKRQNSAKPKFIADTLTGQTIDIPVKITQNGSNLIELSASKLPDEASTRNNRLVVSIQGIQDHLKVMLVSGAPNQSARVWRDLLKADPSVDLVHFTILRSPETSDDTPISDLALIPFPTHELFVEKTNQFDLIILDSFDNPNILPESYIDNITRYVRQGGGLLVVSGSELAEPGSLQDTSLGEVLPARVTYKGAETGVFKPVISPFGQNHPVTNHLSQKGPWGDEWGPWYRLLKTTQIKGKVLLATKEGTPLLAIRHDDKGRVAQILSDQIWLWSRGGSGGGPQKELLRRLSHWLMKEPDLEGERLKARLDDHKIIVDRYSLTPHDFLMADISSPLGEHFQVKMQPVSDDSNHLKGSLTLTSDEEDNQGIWTIRQNGLATFIADTALQTIEMQDLRSTAHKLEPLVEKSGGGIFWIGDHKVPTLRQVAEGHKAFGTDWTGLPLHREKIMGADHLRSILPSWLALILILPLLALSWWREGH; from the coding sequence ATGAGCCTAGACTGGTCTCCTCTCCTTCCAAGCTGGCTTTTAATAGTCATTAGTTTTGGTACTTTTTTCTTTTGCCTTTGGGCACTTATAACGCACACTCGCGGACAACTCATTAAGAGCTTCGCTTTTGTTATTCTGCTTATGTTTCTGGCAGGACCAGGCATCCGCCAGGCTCGCTATCAGCCCCAGCCACAAGATGCTCTAATTGTGGTAGATCATACTGCTTCCATGAATATTCGTGACCGCAGAGATATAGCCGACAAAGCCGCTGATAATCTCGCGCAACAGGCAAGCCAGATTGCAGGAGTTTCGACATATCGATTAGATGTTAATGATGACAACCAGCAAGGGACACATCTTTTTGAAGCGATTAAAGAAGAAGCACAAAATCATCCTAACTTATCGGCCATCTTCCTTCTTACCGATGGAATGAATCACGATACGCCACAAAAATTAGATAATATATTACCTGGCTTTAAGGGACGGTTTCTTCCTGTTCATCTGCTTCTTACCGCAAAAGGCGAAGAAAAAGACCGTGCCCTCCAGCTTCTGTCAACTCCGCCTTATGCGATTATGGGAACCGAAGCCCATATACACATTCGAGTAAATGATTTGGGAGGAAAAACGGGGCAAAGTGTCAAAATTTATAAACGCCAAAACAGCGCCAAGCCTAAATTCATTGCTGACACATTAACTGGGCAGACAATCGATATTCCTGTTAAAATAACGCAAAATGGCTCAAATTTAATTGAATTATCTGCTTCAAAACTGCCAGACGAAGCCTCAACGCGTAATAATCGCCTCGTTGTTTCTATTCAGGGCATACAAGATCATTTGAAAGTCATGCTTGTTTCGGGAGCGCCTAATCAAAGTGCACGCGTATGGCGTGACTTGCTCAAGGCTGATCCTTCTGTTGATCTCGTGCATTTTACAATTTTACGATCACCCGAAACATCAGATGACACCCCTATATCTGATCTAGCTCTTATCCCTTTTCCTACACATGAGCTTTTTGTCGAAAAAACCAATCAATTTGACCTTATTATTCTCGATAGCTTCGATAACCCGAATATTTTACCTGAATCTTACATTGATAATATTACGCGTTATGTCCGTCAGGGAGGAGGATTATTAGTTGTATCAGGCAGTGAACTTGCTGAACCAGGAAGCTTACAAGATACATCCTTAGGCGAAGTGCTTCCTGCACGTGTAACCTATAAAGGCGCAGAAACTGGTGTTTTTAAGCCTGTTATCTCTCCCTTTGGTCAAAATCACCCAGTTACAAATCATTTATCTCAAAAGGGTCCCTGGGGAGATGAATGGGGACCATGGTATCGGCTTTTAAAAACCACACAAATAAAAGGCAAAGTTCTTCTTGCAACAAAAGAAGGCACACCTCTTTTAGCTATAAGACACGACGATAAAGGCCGCGTTGCTCAAATTTTATCTGACCAAATTTGGTTATGGTCTCGCGGGGGTAGCGGTGGTGGACCACAAAAAGAGCTTTTACGCCGCCTATCTCATTGGCTTATGAAAGAACCTGACCTCGAAGGCGAGCGACTAAAGGCCAGACTTGACGATCATAAAATTATTGTTGATCGCTACAGCCTTACACCACATGACTTTTTAATGGCAGATATTTCCTCCCCTCTAGGAGAACATTTCCAGGTTAAGATGCAACCCGTTTCTGATGACTCTAACCATTTGAAGGGTAGTCTAACACTCACCTCTGATGAGGAAGATAATCAGGGTATTTGGACCATACGCCAAAATGGTCTTGCGACATTTATTGCTGATACAGCCTTGCAAACCATCGAAATGCAAGATTTAAGAAGTACAGCACACAAGCTGGAACCATTGGTTGAAAAATCCGGTGGTGGAATTTTTTGGATTGGAGATCATAAGGTACCCACCTTAAGACAGGTGGCAGAAGGCCATAAAGCATTTGGCACTGACTGGACTGGCTTACCCCTTCACCGGGAAAAAATAATGGGCGCTGACCACCTGCGTTCGATTTTACCATCTTGGCTCGCTTTAATTCTTATTTTACCCCTTTTAGCTCTTAGCTGGTGGCGAGAAGGTCATTAA
- a CDS encoding ankyrin repeat domain-containing protein — MRIFDSTKPYLLHCVLTATLLLGPVYLFHPSMAHAQAVDEAEAEQDAMAAQQRAEEQKKAKRSAPPSAIPGADDNGEDTSHSRLDLNPTAALFDAVNRGSLVAAKEALSRGADVNAKNVLDQTPLDLSIDLGRNDIMFLLLSMKTYNPDGRLVTSVEHETETPKKGNAHITVNGQAGLARMAPKIHPLSDGGHPQPGIGFLGFNRGGKLSPKVTSGPKHKNSARHAQTQMGKH, encoded by the coding sequence ATGCGCATATTTGACTCCACAAAGCCTTATTTGCTCCACTGTGTCCTCACAGCCACTCTTTTATTGGGGCCGGTTTACCTGTTCCATCCAAGCATGGCTCATGCTCAGGCTGTTGATGAGGCAGAAGCAGAGCAAGATGCTATGGCAGCACAGCAACGTGCTGAAGAGCAGAAAAAGGCTAAACGGTCTGCTCCTCCTTCCGCGATTCCTGGAGCTGATGACAATGGAGAAGATACAAGCCATTCCCGGCTTGATCTAAATCCAACAGCCGCTTTATTTGACGCCGTCAATCGTGGATCTCTCGTAGCCGCTAAAGAAGCGCTAAGTCGAGGGGCAGACGTCAATGCAAAGAATGTATTAGACCAGACGCCTCTTGATCTCTCTATTGATCTTGGGCGCAATGATATTATGTTTTTATTGCTATCAATGAAAACTTATAATCCTGATGGCCGCTTAGTGACATCTGTTGAGCATGAAACAGAAACACCTAAAAAAGGTAACGCGCACATAACCGTAAATGGCCAGGCGGGACTAGCCAGAATGGCGCCCAAAATACACCCCTTAAGTGATGGTGGCCATCCACAGCCTGGTATCGGCTTTTTAGGATTTAACAGAGGGGGAAAGCTCAGCCCTAAAGTTACTTCAGGGCCTAAACACAAAAATTCAGCTCGGCATGCGCAAACGCAAATGGGAAAACACTAA
- a CDS encoding site-specific DNA-methyltransferase, with protein sequence MTNNLFLDQIMHGECVEVMKGIPSGSVNCIFSDPPYNLQLKGELRRPDETKVDGVDDDWDKFSNYEAYDKFTRDWLTEARRLLDKDGTIWVIGSYHNIFRLGTILQDLGFWILNDIIWRKANPMPNFRGRRFTNAHETLIWAARSPQSRYCFNYQAMKALNDDLQMRSDWYLPLCTGHERLRNELGSKLHPTQKPESLLHRVLLASTKAGDVVLDPFCGTGTTPAVAKKLGRHYLGVERHDDYLNAARRRVENVEVLSADKLAITPAKREMPRIPFGFFVENGALPAGTYVYDRQRRLRASVSPDGTLVSGQHRGSIHKLGAQLTNAASCNGWTFWYFERDGQLIQLDQLRQETHSLRQSA encoded by the coding sequence ATGACAAATAATTTATTTCTTGACCAAATTATGCATGGTGAATGTGTAGAGGTAATGAAAGGAATCCCATCGGGCAGCGTAAACTGTATTTTTTCAGACCCACCTTATAATTTACAGCTTAAAGGTGAGTTGCGCCGGCCTGATGAAACCAAAGTTGACGGCGTTGATGATGACTGGGATAAATTTTCCAATTATGAAGCATATGATAAATTTACCCGTGACTGGCTTACAGAGGCACGTCGGCTGCTTGATAAAGACGGCACAATCTGGGTTATCGGATCATATCATAATATCTTCAGATTAGGCACAATCCTACAGGATCTTGGGTTTTGGATCTTAAATGATATTATTTGGCGTAAAGCAAATCCTATGCCAAATTTTAGAGGAAGGCGCTTTACTAACGCTCATGAAACATTAATTTGGGCTGCGCGTAGCCCTCAAAGCCGCTATTGCTTTAATTATCAGGCAATGAAGGCGTTAAATGATGACCTGCAAATGCGTTCAGACTGGTACCTTCCATTATGCACTGGCCATGAGCGGCTGCGTAATGAATTAGGGTCAAAATTACATCCGACACAAAAGCCTGAAAGTCTTTTACATCGTGTGTTGCTGGCCTCTACAAAGGCTGGTGACGTTGTACTTGACCCTTTCTGTGGAACAGGCACAACCCCTGCAGTAGCAAAAAAATTGGGGCGACATTATCTCGGTGTTGAACGTCATGATGATTACCTCAATGCGGCCCGGCGTCGTGTTGAAAATGTAGAAGTGCTTTCCGCAGATAAATTAGCAATCACCCCTGCTAAGAGGGAAATGCCGCGTATTCCTTTTGGCTTCTTTGTCGAAAATGGCGCATTACCTGCTGGTACTTATGTTTATGATCGGCAAAGACGCTTACGCGCTTCTGTTTCGCCTGATGGGACATTGGTTTCGGGGCAGCATAGAGGCTCTATTCATAAATTAGGCGCGCAATTAACCAATGCAGCATCATGTAATGGGTGGACTTTTTGGTATTTTGAACGCGATGGACAGTTAATCCAGCTTGATCAATTACGACAGGAAACTCATTCCCTCAGACAATCAGCCTGA
- a CDS encoding ribonuclease HII, producing the protein MPDYSLEIAYKGLVAGVDEVGRGPLAGPVVAAAVAFITPPEGELAMLIDDSKKLSAIKREKVFKALYASKNVFIAPAAASVQEIEALNISNAAHLAMRRALKRLAQKAGQWPVMALIDGKHAPKNIPCPIKMIIKGDGLSLSIAAASIIAKVLRDRAMERLSHRYPMYSWERNSGYGTAAHLSGLKISGITPHHRRDFAPIRRLIPTEAFSL; encoded by the coding sequence ATGCCAGATTACAGCCTAGAGATTGCCTATAAGGGGCTTGTAGCTGGCGTGGACGAAGTTGGACGCGGGCCTCTGGCTGGGCCTGTTGTGGCAGCAGCTGTAGCTTTTATCACCCCTCCCGAAGGGGAACTTGCCATGCTTATTGATGATTCAAAAAAACTTTCTGCTATTAAGCGTGAAAAGGTTTTTAAAGCTCTTTATGCCTCAAAAAATGTTTTTATTGCTCCAGCAGCTGCTTCTGTTCAAGAAATAGAGGCTCTTAATATCAGTAATGCGGCACATTTAGCGATGAGGCGTGCTTTAAAGCGCTTAGCGCAGAAGGCAGGACAATGGCCTGTCATGGCCCTTATTGATGGTAAGCATGCCCCTAAAAATATTCCATGCCCTATAAAAATGATTATTAAAGGCGACGGGTTAAGTCTCTCAATTGCTGCGGCTTCGATTATTGCGAAAGTTTTGCGTGATCGCGCTATGGAGCGTCTATCACACCGTTACCCCATGTATAGCTGGGAGCGTAATTCTGGTTACGGCACCGCAGCGCATCTTTCTGGTTTAAAAATAAGTGGCATTACCCCTCATCATCGTCGCGATTTTGCACCGATACGTCGTTTGATTCCTACCGAGGCCTTTTCATTATGA
- a CDS encoding DUF4339 domain-containing protein, whose protein sequence is MEWFYEHNGQQMGPVSRAEIIRLIVQHRIKPHTLVWTPDFGDQWRPASKAGLITPSFSVMVSSASRVKPPLGEKKDPATVPSHWAWLMMLPSFLEIFIFIIDIVRGVDPMQRSGSILETICFAGITFIAMWYDRKTLAEHGYKPPSLWWWLLLIGYFWVRYSILKRGLILAVMPLVLLFIGMGLGAYSSKMLKDFPAYHPRKEQVQTNTNNKTPNFAEKKQPGKSPSQKGQNDSPLKDGDNFTSDSAEIQL, encoded by the coding sequence ATGGAGTGGTTTTACGAACATAATGGTCAACAAATGGGACCTGTATCCCGAGCGGAGATCATTCGTTTAATTGTACAGCACCGTATCAAGCCACACACACTTGTATGGACTCCCGATTTTGGTGATCAGTGGCGCCCTGCGTCAAAGGCCGGTTTAATTACGCCTTCTTTTAGCGTGATGGTTTCTTCGGCATCTCGGGTAAAACCTCCACTGGGAGAAAAGAAAGACCCCGCAACAGTGCCTTCACATTGGGCATGGTTGATGATGTTGCCGAGCTTTCTTGAGATATTCATATTTATTATCGATATCGTGCGCGGTGTTGACCCGATGCAGAGATCAGGTTCAATTCTGGAAACGATTTGTTTTGCTGGGATCACTTTTATTGCAATGTGGTACGATCGCAAAACTCTGGCTGAACATGGCTATAAACCGCCTTCATTATGGTGGTGGCTGCTTTTGATCGGGTATTTTTGGGTGCGCTATTCGATCCTTAAAAGAGGATTGATTTTAGCGGTTATGCCGCTGGTTTTACTCTTTATTGGTATGGGATTAGGGGCTTATAGCTCTAAAATGTTAAAAGATTTTCCAGCCTATCACCCCCGCAAAGAACAGGTTCAGACTAACACCAATAATAAAACACCTAATTTTGCAGAAAAAAAGCAGCCAGGAAAAAGTCCTTCCCAAAAAGGACAAAATGATTCGCCCTTAAAAGACGGCGACAACTTCACGTCAGATTCGGCAGAAATCCAGCTTTAA
- a CDS encoding CsbD family protein: MAESIGKKAEGLLDEAVGRTKDAAGGLTGDMGMQLGGKKDQLSGKAQQEFADLYDANESKLEAATSFIQDHPVMALLIATVIGLVIGRVFFKK; encoded by the coding sequence ATGGCAGAGTCAATTGGTAAAAAAGCCGAAGGCCTTCTTGATGAAGCTGTAGGCCGCACTAAAGATGCCGCAGGTGGCCTAACGGGTGATATGGGCATGCAACTTGGTGGCAAAAAAGATCAGCTTTCTGGCAAAGCTCAACAGGAATTTGCTGATCTTTATGATGCAAATGAATCCAAATTAGAGGCTGCAACAAGCTTTATTCAAGATCATCCTGTCATGGCTCTCCTTATAGCAACTGTTATAGGGTTGGTTATTGGAAGAGTTTTCTTTAAGAAGTGA